A section of the Geoalkalibacter ferrihydriticus DSM 17813 genome encodes:
- a CDS encoding phage baseplate assembly protein V → MSSIVATIQEIIRHELKSVRIAELGVVTAVYPHSADGDHDNYGCDVRLKNSRLELKRVPVATGHIGTVAIPNIDDLVLLAFDKGDVNQPIIIGRLYNDADRPPLNNPDEVIFRLPLHASDNEAVKAQIRNHQNQTPPREILVEMAPKITLRINDGTVTATAGQTEMKLHQPDGSGGTVTVVAGNTKIVMNQDGDVEVEALGAMTLKAQRDLTLEGMNVKIKGQMNVDLEAGAQAGVKANMGATVNGGLSSTVQGATVSVKGITSFSP, encoded by the coding sequence ATGTCATCCATCGTCGCCACCATTCAGGAAATCATCCGCCACGAACTCAAGAGCGTGCGCATCGCCGAACTCGGCGTGGTGACGGCAGTCTATCCGCACAGCGCCGACGGCGACCACGACAACTACGGCTGCGACGTGCGCCTGAAAAACAGCCGCCTGGAACTCAAGCGCGTACCCGTCGCCACCGGCCACATCGGCACCGTGGCGATCCCCAACATCGATGATCTGGTGTTGCTCGCCTTCGACAAGGGCGACGTCAACCAGCCCATCATCATCGGCCGGCTGTACAACGACGCGGACCGACCGCCGTTGAACAATCCCGACGAGGTGATCTTCCGTCTGCCCCTGCATGCTTCGGACAACGAGGCAGTCAAGGCGCAGATCCGCAATCATCAGAACCAGACGCCGCCGCGGGAAATCCTCGTCGAGATGGCACCGAAAATTACGCTACGCATCAACGACGGCACAGTGACCGCCACCGCCGGGCAGACGGAAATGAAACTCCATCAGCCCGACGGCAGCGGCGGCACGGTGACGGTCGTGGCGGGCAACACCAAGATCGTCATGAACCAGGATGGCGACGTGGAGGTTGAGGCCTTGGGCGCCATGACCCTCAAGGCCCAGCGTGACCTGACTCTGGAAGGGATGAACGTCAAGATCAAAGGCCAGATGAACGTCGATCTGGAAGCCGGCGCCCAGGCCGGCGTCAAAGCCAACATGGGCGCTACGGTCAACGGCGGTTTGTCGTCCACGGTGCAGGGAGCGACAGTGAGCGTCAAGGGCATCACGTCCTTTTCGCCTTGA